One genomic window of Polyangium aurulentum includes the following:
- a CDS encoding serine/threonine protein kinase, whose translation MERKLGTILFLLAAALAAPGCGPGFGVKTPDGFVELDDQEEYAYRATSAEGVVLGVRSEPNRPKGNLGFWTNALDLKLRRIGYEAVDAKEIKTKSGATGKQIRYTRMIYDRPHTYWMTVFVTDAEVFVVEAGGDAREFDKSKNAITTAIESFKP comes from the coding sequence ATGGAACGAAAGCTCGGAACCATCCTCTTTCTCCTCGCCGCGGCGCTCGCGGCCCCTGGCTGCGGGCCCGGCTTCGGGGTCAAGACCCCCGACGGCTTCGTCGAGCTCGACGATCAAGAGGAGTACGCCTACCGCGCGACGAGCGCCGAGGGCGTGGTGCTCGGCGTGCGCTCGGAGCCGAACCGGCCGAAGGGCAACCTCGGCTTCTGGACGAACGCGCTCGACCTGAAGCTCCGGCGCATCGGCTACGAGGCCGTGGACGCGAAGGAGATCAAGACGAAGAGCGGCGCGACCGGCAAGCAGATCCGCTACACGCGCATGATCTACGACCGGCCGCACACGTACTGGATGACCGTCTTCGTCACCGACGCCGAGGTCTTCGTGGTCGAGGCGGGCGGCGACGCGCGCGAATTCGACAAGTCCAAGAACGCGATCACCACCGCGATCGAGTCTTTCAAGCCCTGA
- a CDS encoding DUF4362 domain-containing protein codes for MPRPLLALAPLLAIACSPSPTPTTVDDGAIRSTTPPATSAAAPSADIPANPSCGKEENVHGQGHNAAARECFWNAYQTNKPAELVIVVYTIEGDPITHALLMRSPSSIEVVRDSKDRFGSPGVTRSTCTAMQRKQDDRGTTIFSLTGCTGDRSEVTNL; via the coding sequence ATGCCGCGCCCCCTCCTCGCCCTCGCCCCCCTCCTCGCGATCGCGTGCAGCCCGTCCCCCACGCCAACCACGGTCGACGACGGCGCCATCCGCTCCACCACGCCCCCCGCGACCAGCGCAGCCGCCCCCTCGGCCGACATCCCCGCCAATCCCTCCTGCGGCAAGGAGGAGAACGTGCACGGCCAGGGCCACAACGCCGCCGCGCGCGAGTGCTTCTGGAACGCGTACCAGACAAACAAACCCGCCGAGCTCGTGATCGTCGTCTACACGATCGAGGGCGACCCGATCACGCACGCCCTCCTCATGCGCTCCCCCTCTTCGATCGAGGTCGTACGCGACAGCAAAGATCGCTTCGGCTCCCCCGGCGTCACGCGCTCCACCTGCACGGCGATGCAACGCAAGCAAGACGACCGCGGCACCACGATCTTCTCCCTCACCGGCTGCACCGGCGACCGATCCGAAGTCACGAATCTCTGA
- a CDS encoding DUF4349 domain-containing protein: MKLVFRLHGSRIGALTSLLASLLLAGCGGAAQAPEAYYGEAKMADSAGAPQMAEPMGAAPGAQMEPSMAPPPAPAPMHVSSRSEESISSTDSDAFSGDSDDGESMAPAPPPVAQAPAARAPMAAPPPPPRQPPPPPAGANRPPQQAPTGGRKAEGPSDDGTAKPAAPLLIYTGGLGMEVADQPAIAPTIDKIIDLAEGMGGYLGSRTDTSVTIRVPSARFRDALTAIEKLGDVKRRNVSAQDVSEEYHDLEVRLANLKSVQKRLQEFLARAQNVSDALQVERELERIGREIDQIEGRMRFLRARATFSTITVDLGAKSKTVIAGGGTPPPPPRGIELPIDWLARVGLETLMTLR, from the coding sequence ATGAAGCTCGTTTTTCGGTTGCACGGGTCGCGCATCGGCGCGCTCACCTCTCTCCTCGCTTCCCTCCTGCTCGCCGGCTGCGGTGGAGCGGCCCAGGCGCCCGAGGCCTATTACGGAGAGGCGAAGATGGCGGACTCCGCCGGAGCGCCGCAGATGGCCGAGCCGATGGGAGCGGCTCCCGGAGCGCAGATGGAGCCATCCATGGCGCCGCCCCCCGCTCCGGCCCCGATGCACGTCTCCTCGAGGTCGGAGGAGTCCATTTCTTCTACCGACTCCGACGCCTTCAGCGGCGACTCGGATGACGGAGAGTCGATGGCGCCCGCGCCTCCTCCCGTCGCCCAAGCTCCCGCCGCGCGCGCTCCGATGGCCGCGCCGCCGCCTCCGCCGAGGCAACCTCCGCCGCCTCCCGCAGGCGCAAACAGGCCCCCACAGCAAGCTCCCACGGGCGGCAGGAAGGCCGAAGGCCCGTCCGACGACGGCACCGCGAAGCCCGCAGCGCCGCTGCTCATCTACACGGGCGGGCTCGGCATGGAGGTGGCGGACCAGCCCGCGATCGCGCCGACGATCGACAAGATCATCGACCTCGCCGAGGGCATGGGCGGCTATCTCGGGAGCCGCACGGACACGAGCGTCACCATCCGCGTCCCCTCCGCGCGCTTCCGCGACGCGCTCACGGCGATCGAGAAGCTCGGCGACGTCAAGCGCCGCAACGTCAGCGCGCAGGACGTCTCCGAGGAGTACCACGACCTCGAGGTGCGCCTCGCCAACCTGAAGTCGGTGCAGAAGCGGCTGCAGGAGTTCCTGGCGCGCGCGCAGAACGTGAGCGACGCGCTGCAGGTCGAGCGCGAGCTCGAGCGCATCGGCCGCGAGATCGATCAGATCGAAGGCCGCATGCGCTTCCTCCGCGCGCGCGCGACGTTCTCGACCATCACCGTCGATCTCGGCGCGAAGTCGAAGACGGTGATCGCGGGCGGCGGCACGCCTCCGCCCCCGCCGCGCGGGATCGAGCTGCCCATCGACTGGCTCGCGCGCGTCGGTCTCGAGACCCTGATGACCCTTCGCTGA
- a CDS encoding L,D-transpeptidase: protein MRRLCFALLVTLAAGLGACRDKKDASPSLSAEAPAEGSAAPNGSTVPAGTSAADAPADAPPPPPSGPLLVDLSGIAHLPPPIPEGAPRLASISMRTEVFAKPDPKSQRVGYLRAGAVVETEGDVAGTAGCSGGWRKIKPHGFVCIGQEATLDLNHPVVRAATRRPDITQKLPYMYGIVTRGGPVYARIPTEDDLKQHERGLKKHLAKWEKDKESGATYGLDVWMKWKTTPSPPALEALEQRITDPDLPWFLKDGGRAPDLSGKAATSDVKIGQVDRRNGVAFVETFLHEGRRYNVSTDLRVMPADRFRPIRGSDFHGYEIGKDIEFPFALVRRPGAKRWVWDEGKKKLVANGEVAWRSAVQLTGKQKMVGGILHYEMKDGGYVDDRHAGRVDPAKKMPAWGKNGEKWIDINITKQVLVAYEGTRAVFATLVSSGESGLDDPETSKATKRGIFRIHTKYVTVTMDSDTVGEEFELRDVPYVQYFEDGYALHGAYWHDRFGQPKSHGCVNLAPEDARRLFHWTEPQVPHGWHGAARSLTGTVVFIHP, encoded by the coding sequence ATGCGACGCCTCTGCTTCGCGCTCCTCGTCACGCTGGCCGCGGGCCTCGGCGCCTGCCGCGACAAGAAAGATGCGAGCCCGAGCCTCAGCGCCGAGGCTCCCGCCGAGGGCAGCGCCGCGCCGAACGGCTCGACCGTGCCCGCGGGAACGAGCGCGGCCGACGCTCCCGCCGACGCGCCGCCTCCCCCACCGAGCGGTCCGTTGCTCGTGGATTTATCGGGCATCGCGCACCTGCCCCCGCCGATCCCGGAGGGCGCGCCTCGCCTCGCGAGCATCTCCATGCGCACCGAGGTCTTCGCCAAGCCCGATCCGAAGTCGCAGCGCGTGGGCTACCTGCGCGCGGGCGCCGTCGTGGAGACCGAAGGCGACGTCGCGGGCACCGCGGGCTGCTCGGGCGGCTGGCGCAAGATCAAGCCGCACGGCTTCGTCTGCATCGGACAGGAGGCGACGCTCGATCTGAACCATCCGGTCGTCCGCGCCGCGACGCGCCGCCCCGACATCACGCAGAAGCTGCCGTACATGTACGGGATCGTGACGCGCGGAGGCCCCGTCTACGCGCGCATCCCGACCGAGGACGATCTGAAGCAGCACGAGCGAGGCCTGAAGAAGCACCTCGCGAAGTGGGAGAAGGACAAGGAGAGCGGCGCGACGTACGGGCTCGACGTGTGGATGAAGTGGAAGACCACGCCATCGCCGCCCGCGCTCGAGGCGCTCGAGCAGCGGATCACGGATCCCGATCTGCCGTGGTTCTTGAAGGACGGCGGACGCGCGCCGGATCTGTCGGGCAAGGCGGCGACGTCGGACGTGAAGATCGGCCAGGTGGATCGTCGCAACGGCGTCGCGTTCGTGGAGACGTTCCTCCACGAGGGCCGTCGCTACAACGTCTCGACCGATCTGCGCGTGATGCCCGCCGACCGCTTCCGACCGATCCGCGGGAGCGACTTCCACGGCTACGAGATCGGCAAGGACATCGAGTTCCCCTTCGCGCTCGTGCGTCGCCCCGGCGCGAAGCGATGGGTCTGGGACGAGGGGAAGAAGAAGCTCGTCGCGAACGGCGAGGTCGCGTGGCGCTCGGCCGTGCAGCTCACGGGCAAGCAGAAGATGGTGGGCGGGATCCTTCACTACGAGATGAAGGACGGCGGCTACGTCGACGACCGCCACGCCGGCCGCGTGGACCCGGCGAAGAAGATGCCGGCGTGGGGCAAGAACGGCGAGAAGTGGATCGACATCAACATCACGAAGCAAGTGCTCGTCGCCTACGAGGGGACGCGCGCGGTCTTCGCGACGCTGGTGTCGAGCGGCGAGAGCGGTCTCGACGATCCGGAGACGAGCAAGGCGACCAAGCGCGGGATCTTCCGGATCCACACGAAGTACGTGACGGTCACGATGGACTCGGACACCGTCGGCGAGGAGTTCGAGCTCCGGGACGTGCCCTACGTGCAGTACTTCGAAGACGGCTACGCGCTGCACGGCGCGTACTGGCACGACCGCTTCGGCCAGCCGAAGAGCCACGGCTGCGTGAACCTCGCGCCCGAAGACGCGCGAAGGCTGTTCCACTGGACCGAGCCGCAAGTGCCGCACGGCTGGCACGGGGCGGCGAGATCGCTGACGGGAACGGTGGTTTTCATCCATCCGTGA
- a CDS encoding CDP-alcohol phosphatidyltransferase family protein, translated as MLGTAINVYRTTRKKHDQLWNTYVMRPLAAVAVAAIHRTPITPNQVTLLNLFIAVVAMALFIAMPTLEGGLVAVGVLELAYLFDCADGMLARYKKLASPTGHLFDFFTDEIKAVMLAGALGIRLFRTGGLGIDGRAWTPDDPRFLIAAVAAVAIVASATSLTNFVRRPELSGRATPTEAHYETVGDARPKSLVGKVGGLVMTFLRFLNHYPSHIWIFALAGRLELFFWMYAGLNLLYLGKGWLGLIVRFGRP; from the coding sequence ATGCTGGGCACCGCGATCAACGTCTACCGCACCACGCGCAAGAAGCACGATCAGCTCTGGAACACGTACGTGATGCGCCCGCTCGCGGCGGTCGCCGTCGCGGCGATCCACCGGACGCCGATCACGCCGAACCAGGTCACGCTCCTGAACCTGTTCATCGCGGTCGTCGCGATGGCGCTGTTCATCGCGATGCCCACCCTCGAAGGCGGGCTCGTCGCCGTCGGCGTGCTCGAGCTCGCGTACCTCTTCGACTGCGCCGACGGCATGCTCGCGCGCTACAAGAAGCTCGCGTCGCCCACGGGGCACCTCTTCGACTTCTTCACCGACGAGATCAAGGCCGTGATGCTCGCCGGCGCGCTCGGCATCCGCCTCTTCCGGACGGGCGGCCTCGGCATCGACGGCCGCGCGTGGACCCCCGACGACCCGCGCTTCCTCATCGCTGCCGTCGCTGCCGTCGCGATCGTCGCGTCGGCCACGTCGCTCACCAACTTCGTGCGAAGGCCAGAGCTGTCGGGTCGCGCGACGCCCACCGAGGCGCACTACGAGACCGTGGGCGACGCTCGCCCGAAGTCGCTCGTGGGCAAGGTGGGCGGGCTCGTGATGACGTTCCTGCGCTTCCTCAACCACTACCCGAGCCACATCTGGATCTTCGCCCTGGCCGGTAGGCTCGAGCTGTTCTTCTGGATGTATGCCGGGTTGAACCTCCTTTATCTCGGCAAAGGTTGGCTCGGGCTCATCGTGCGTTTCGGGCGTCCGTAG
- a CDS encoding UDP-glucose dehydrogenase family protein: protein MQLAVIGTGYVGLMAGAGFADFGNDVACVDVDQGKIDCLLRGEVPIYEPGLDVLIAKNVKAGRLSFSTDIPTAIRNAEIVIIAVGTPPAADGSADLSAVYAVAETIGKNMNGFKVVATKSTVPVGTADRVEEIIRRHTSEPFGVASNPEFLKEGDAINDFMKPDRVVLGSNSPRALEVLRQLYSPFVRTNDRIHTMDARSAELTKYASNALLATRISFMNDLAVLSEKLGADIERVRKAVGADPRIGPKFLFPGPGFGGSCFPKDISALAHTARTVGHELEVVRAVETVNKRQKKLLGQKIRTHFDGNLQGRTVAVWGLAFKPQTDDIREAPALTLLDDLIASGARVLAHDPQAMQNVLALYGDKITFCDTMYDAVEGADALALVTEWHEYRAPDFHRIKRLMRTPALFDGRNIWDPEELRSQGFWYTGIGRR from the coding sequence ATGCAGCTTGCCGTCATTGGCACGGGTTACGTCGGTCTCATGGCCGGCGCTGGGTTCGCGGACTTCGGCAACGACGTGGCATGCGTCGACGTCGACCAGGGCAAGATCGACTGCCTCCTGCGCGGCGAGGTCCCGATCTACGAGCCCGGCCTCGACGTCCTCATCGCCAAGAACGTCAAAGCTGGCCGCCTCTCCTTCTCCACCGACATCCCGACCGCGATCCGCAACGCCGAGATCGTGATCATCGCCGTCGGCACCCCACCCGCTGCCGACGGCTCCGCCGACCTCTCCGCCGTCTACGCCGTCGCCGAGACCATCGGCAAGAACATGAACGGCTTCAAGGTCGTCGCCACCAAGAGCACCGTGCCCGTCGGCACCGCCGACCGCGTCGAAGAGATCATCCGACGCCACACCTCCGAGCCCTTCGGCGTCGCCTCGAACCCCGAGTTCCTCAAAGAAGGCGACGCCATCAACGACTTCATGAAGCCCGACCGCGTCGTCCTCGGCTCGAACAGCCCGCGCGCCCTCGAAGTCCTCCGCCAGCTCTACTCCCCGTTCGTACGCACGAACGACCGCATCCACACGATGGACGCCCGCTCCGCCGAGCTGACGAAGTACGCATCGAACGCCCTCCTCGCGACGCGCATCTCGTTCATGAACGACCTCGCCGTCCTCAGCGAGAAGCTCGGCGCCGACATCGAGCGCGTCCGCAAAGCCGTCGGCGCCGACCCGCGCATCGGCCCGAAGTTCCTCTTCCCCGGCCCCGGCTTCGGCGGCTCCTGCTTCCCCAAAGACATCTCCGCCCTCGCCCACACCGCCCGCACCGTCGGCCACGAGCTGGAAGTCGTGCGCGCCGTGGAGACGGTGAACAAGCGCCAGAAGAAGCTCCTCGGCCAGAAGATCCGCACCCACTTCGACGGCAACCTCCAGGGCCGCACCGTCGCCGTCTGGGGCCTCGCCTTCAAACCCCAGACCGACGACATCCGCGAAGCCCCCGCCCTGACGCTCCTCGACGACCTCATCGCCTCCGGCGCCCGCGTCCTCGCCCACGACCCGCAGGCCATGCAGAACGTGCTCGCCCTCTACGGCGACAAGATCACCTTCTGCGACACGATGTACGACGCCGTCGAAGGCGCCGACGCCCTCGCCCTCGTCACCGAGTGGCACGAGTACCGCGCCCCCGATTTCCACCGCATCAAGCGCCTGATGCGCACCCCCGCCCTCTTCGACGGCCGCAACATCTGGGACCCCGAAGAGCTCCGCTCCCAGGGCTTCTGGTACACCGGCATCGGCCGCAGGTAG
- a CDS encoding OsmC family protein: MRSVTVRTGAGKFGQRIKIGAHELVGDEPVKVGGDDSGPDPYELVLAGLGTCTSMTVKMYADRKGWPLSAVEVELVAAKKEDAWVVERLIRLEGELTEEQRGRLLEIAEKCPVHKTLTGEIRIETGVA, encoded by the coding sequence ATGCGAAGCGTGACGGTCCGGACGGGCGCGGGGAAGTTTGGGCAGCGAATCAAGATCGGCGCACACGAGCTCGTGGGCGACGAGCCTGTGAAGGTGGGCGGCGACGACAGCGGGCCGGATCCGTACGAGCTGGTGCTCGCGGGGCTGGGGACGTGCACGTCGATGACGGTGAAGATGTACGCGGACCGCAAGGGCTGGCCGCTGTCGGCGGTGGAGGTCGAGCTGGTGGCGGCGAAGAAGGAAGACGCGTGGGTGGTGGAGAGGTTGATCCGGCTCGAGGGCGAGCTGACGGAAGAGCAACGCGGGCGGCTGCTCGAGATCGCGGAGAAGTGCCCGGTGCACAAGACGCTGACGGGAGAGATCAGGATCGAGACGGGGGTGGCTTGA